A single genomic interval of Pyrus communis chromosome 5, drPyrComm1.1, whole genome shotgun sequence harbors:
- the LOC137734442 gene encoding probable glycosyltransferase At5g03795: protein MSTTSIFRLLHLLLLLLLLQFSFSSVLAAHPKPLTSPYLSPATIHPNYQNMFKFFKIFIYNPNSTFPFTSPSQSLFYTRLQDSHFPTENPEKAHLFFVPFPSDLPPRSVARLIRSLRSELPYWNRTLGADHFYLSCAGIGYESDRNLVELKKNSVQISCFPTPDGKFIPHKDISLPPVPSTPAPTNNTASILAYARFDWVKESTLVNQLSSDPDFLIESKPSDPNTFADRLGGSKFCLFEYGGGEVSGIGEALRFGCVPVVITDRPIPDLPFSDVLRWQEIAVFVRRSGGVVRELKRVLGRACWERHEKMRELGVAASRHFMWNETPEPFDAFYTLMYQLWLRRHTVRYVRRE, encoded by the coding sequence ATGTCCACCACCTCCATATTCcgcctcctccacctcctcctcctcctcctcctcctccaattCTCTTTTTCCTCCGTCCTCGCCGCCCACCCCAAACCCCTCACTTCCCCCTACCTTTCACCCGCCACGATCCACCCAAATTACCAAAACATGTTCAAATTCTTCAAGATCTTCATCTACAACCCAAACAGCACCTTCCCCTTTACCTCCCCATCCCAATCGCTCTTCTACACGCGCCTCCAGGACAGCCACTTCCCCACCGAAAACCCTGAAAAAGCCCACCTCTTCTTCGTCCCCTTCCCCTCCGACCTCCCCCCGCGCTCCGTCGCGCGCCTCATCAGATCCCTCCGCTCCGAGCTTCCCTACTGGAACCGTACCCTCGGCGCCGACCATTTCTATCTCTCATGCGCCGGCATCGGGTACGAATCGGATCGGAATCTCGTCGAGCTCAAGAAAAACTCGGTCCAGATCTCGTGCTTCCCGACGCCGGACGGTAAGTTTATTCCCCACAAGGACATTTCGCTTCCGCCGGTTCCGAGCACTCCCGCGCCGACGAACAACACGGCGAGCATCTTGGCGTACGCCAGGTTCGATTGGGTCAAGGAGTCAACGTTAGTCAACCAATTGAGCAGCGACCCCGATTTTCTGATCGAATCCAAGCCGTCCGATCCCAATACCTTCGCGGACAGACTCGGCGGGAGTAAGTTCTGCTTGTTCGAGTACGGAGGAGGCGAAGTGTCGGGGATCGGGGAGGCGCTGCGTTTCGGTTGCGTGCCGGTGGTGATCACGGACCGTCCGATCCCGGACCTGCCGTTCTCGGACGTGCTGAGGTGGCAAGAGATCGCGGTGTTCGTGAGACGTAGTGGAGGGGTAGTGAGGGAGCTGAAGCGCGTGTTGGGGCGCGCGTGCTGGGAGCGGCACGAGAAGATGAGGGAGTTGGGTGTGGCTGCGAGTCGGCACTTTATGTGGAATGAGACACCGGAGCCGTTCGATGCGTTTTATACGTTGATGTATCAGCTGTGGCTGAGACGGCACACCGTTAGATACGTCAGGAGAGAATGA